The Vicia villosa cultivar HV-30 ecotype Madison, WI linkage group LG1, Vvil1.0, whole genome shotgun sequence genome includes a region encoding these proteins:
- the LOC131630069 gene encoding uncharacterized protein LOC131630069 yields the protein MASDDEIEKTQDERKRLEKQLASLTELTFDTDLYGASDKDSYLTSIPATEYEENIDADNETARRMPSYTAPKSVLKDMPSAGNDSEEIGFRKPQRIIDREDDYRRRRLNQLLSPDRHDAFAAGEKTPDPSVRTYADIMREEALKREKEETLRAISKKKKEEEEAGTEKGQQKRRNRWDQSQDEGGAKKAKTSDWDAPDANATTPGRWDATPTPGRVIDATPGRRNRWDETPTPGRLVDSDATPGGVTPGATPGATAWDSTPKLPGMATPTPKRQRSRWDETPATMGSATPLPGATPAGAYTPGVTPVGGVELATPTPGALQGSFTPEQYNLLRWERDIEERNRPLTDEELDAMFPQEGYKVLDPPASYVPIRTPARKLLATPTPMGTPLYQIPEENRGQQFDVPKEAPGGLPFMKPEDYQYFGALLNEENEEELTPDEQKERKIMKLLLKVKNGTPPQRKTALRQLTDKAREFGAGPLFNRILPLLMQPTLEDQERHLLVKVIDRVLYKLDELVRPYVHKILVVIEPLLIDEDYYARVEGREIISNLSKAAGLATMIAAMRPDIDNIDEYVRNTTARAFSVVASALGIPALLPFLKAVCQSKKSWQARHTGIKIVQQIAILIGCAVLPHLRSLVEIIEHGLSDENQKVRTITALSLAALAEAAAPYGIESFDSVLKPLWKGIRQHRGKVLAAFLKAIGFIIPLMEALYASYYTKEVMLILIREFQSPDEEMKKIVLKVVKQCVSTEGVEAEYIRTDILPEFFRNFWVRRMALDRRNYKQLVETTVEIANKVGVADIVGRIVEDLKDESEPYRRMVMETIEKVVTNLGSSDIDPRLEELLIDGILYAFQEQTSDDANVMLNGFGAVVNSLGQRVKPYLPQICGTIKWRLNNKSAKVRQQAADLISRIAVVMKQCHEEQLMGHLGVVLYEYLGEEYPEVLGSILGALKSIVNVIGMTKMTPPIKDLLPRLTPILKNRHEKVQENCIDLVGRIADRGAEFVPAREWMRICFELLEMLKAHKKGIRRATVNTFGYIAKAIGPQDVLATLLNNLKVQERQNRVCTTVAIAIVAETCSPFTVLPALMNEYRVPELNVQNGVLKSLSFLFEYIGEMGKDYIYAVTPLLEDALMDRDLVHRQTAASAVKHMALGVAGLGCEDALVHLLNYVWPNIFETSPHVINAVMEAIEGMRVALGAAVVLNYCLQGLFHPARKVREVYWKIYNSLYIGAQDALVAAYPSLEDEHSNVYSRSELMMFI from the coding sequence ATGGCTTCCGATGACGAGATCGAGAAGACGCAAGATGAGCGCAAAAGGTTGGAGAAACAACTCGCCTCTCTCACTGAACTCACCTTCGACACCGATCTCTATGGCGCAAGCGACAAAGACTCATATCTCACTTCAATCCCCGCCACCGAATACGAAGAGAATATCGACGCAGATAACGAGACTGCTCGCAGAATGCCTTCATACACCGCCCCTAAGTCCGTCTTGAAAGACATGCCTTCCGCTGGTAATGATTCCGAGGAGATCGGGTTCAGGAAGCCTCAGAGGATTATTGATAGGGAAGATGATTATCGGAGACGGAGGTTGAACCAGCTTCTTTCGCCGGATAGGCATGATGCTTTTGCGGCCGGAGAGAAGACGCCGGATCCGTCGGTGAGGACTTATGCTGATATTATGAGAGAGGAGGCGTTGAAGAGAGAGAAGGAGGAGACTTTGAGGGCTATttcgaagaagaagaaggaagaggAGGAGGCTGGGACGGAGAAGGGGCAGCAGAAGAGGAGGAATAGGTGGGATCAATCTCAGGATGAAGGTGGTGCTAAGAAGGCTAAGACTTCGGATTGGGATGCTCCGGATGCAAACGCGACGACACCGGGGAGGTGGGATGCGACTCCGACGCCTGGGAGAGTTATTGATGCGACTCCGGGGAGGAGGAATAGGTGGGATGAGACTCCGACTCCCGGGAGGTTGGTTGATTCTGATGCTACTCCTGGTGGTGTTACGCCTGGTGCTACACCGGGTGCAACTGCTTGGGATTCAACTCCTAAGCTTCCTGGAATGGCTACCCCGACTCCTAAGAGACAGAGATCGAGGTGGGATGAAACGCCTGCTACTATGGGAAGTGCGACTCCGTTACCTGGTGCTACTCCTGCTGGTGCTTATACACCTGGTGTTACTCCTGTTGGTGGTGTTGAATTGGCTACTCCTACGCCTGGTGCTTTACAAGGTTCGTTCACGCCTGAGCAGTATAATTTATTGAGGTGGGAGAGAGATATTGAGGAGAGGAATCGTCCTTTGACTGATGAGGAGCTTGATGCGATGTTTCCACAAGAAGGGTATAAGGTTTTGGACCCTCCTGCTTCTTATGTGCCCATTAGAACTCCTGCGAGGAAGCTTCTTGCAACGCCTACGCCTATGGGGACTCCGCTTTATCAAATTCCTGAAGAGAATCGTGGTCAGCAGTTTGATGTTCCTAAGGAAGCTCCTGGTGGCTTGCCTTTCATGAAGCCTGAAGATTATCAGTATTTTGGGGCTttgttgaatgaagaaaatgaagaggaatTGACTCCAGATGAGCAGAAAGAGAGGAAGATTATGAAGCTTCTTCTTAAAGTGAAGAATGGTACACCACCACAAAGGAAAACAGCTTTGAGGCAGCTAACTGACAAGGCTCGTGAGTTTGGCGCTGGACCTTTGTTTAACCGAATTCTGCCGTTGCTTATGCAACCTACTTTGGAGGATCAGGAGAGGCATCTTTTGGTTAAGGTAATTGATAGAGTTCTTTACAAATTGGACGAATTGGTTCGCCCTTACGTCCATAAGATTCTCGTTGTTATTGAGCCCCTTTTGATTGATGAAGATTATTATGCTCGTGTTGAGGGGAGGGAAATAATATCTAATCTCAGTAAAGCTGCTGGCCTAGCCACTATGATTGCTGCCATGAGGCCTGACATAGATAACATCGATGAATATGTTAGGAATACTACTGCTAGAGCTTTCAGTGTTGTTGCATCTGCTCTTGGTATTCCTGCTCTATTGCCCTTCTTGAAGGCTGTTTGTCAGAGTAAGAAATCTTGGCAAGCTCGGCACACCGGTATTAAGATTGTGCAGCAGATTGCCATTTTAATTGGCTGCGCTGTGTTGCCCCATCTGAGATCTCTTGTTGAAATTATAGAACATGGTCTGAGTGATGAGAATCAGAAGGTAAGGACAATCACTGCACTGTCTCTTGCCGCTCTTGCTGAAGCTGCTGCTCCTTATGGTATTGAAAGTTTTGACTCGGTGTTGAAGCCTTTGTGGAAGGGTATTAGGCAACACCGTGGTAAGGTGCTGGCTGCGTTTTTGAAGGCAATTGGGTTTATCATTCCATTGATGGAAGCCTTATATGCCAGCTATTATACTAAGGAAGTCATGCTTATTCTGATACGGGAGTTTCAGTCACCCgatgaagaaatgaagaaaattGTTCTGAAAGTGGTGAAGCAGTGTGTGAGCACTGAGGGTGTGGAAGCTGAGTATATTAGAACTGATATCCTCCCTGAGTTTTTCAGAAACTTCTGGGTTAGGAGAATGGCTTTGGATAGAAGAAACTACAAGCAACTTGTGGAGACGACAGTTGAGATAGCAAACAAGGTCGGTGTTGCTGATATTGTTGGAAGAATCGTTGAAGATCTTAAAGATGAGAGCGAACCTTATAGGCGAATGGTAATGGAAACTATTGAGAAAGTGGTTACTAACTTGGGATCATCTGATATAGATCCACGGTTGGAAGAGCTTTTGATTGATGGTATTCTTTATGCCTTCCAAGAGCAGACCAGCGATGATGCTAATGTGATGCTTAATGGGTTCGGCGCAGTTGTAAATTCACTCGGGCAGAGAGTAAAACCATATCTTCCCCAGATTTGTGGTACCATTAAGTGGAGGTTAAACAATAAAAGTGCAAAGGTGAGGCAGCAAGCAGCAGACCTCATTTCGAGGATTGCTGTTGTCATGAAGCAATGCCATGAGGAACAATTGATGGGTCATCTTGGTGTTGTCTTGTATGAGTATCTTGGAGAAGAGTATCCGGAAGTTCTTGGTTCAATTTTGGGTGCTCTCAAGTCTATTGTTAATGTCATTGGTATGACGAAGATGACCCCACCTATAAAGGATTTGCTTCCCAGGTTGACTCCAATCTTGAAGAATAGGCATGAGAAAGTCCAGGAGAACTGTATTGACCTTGTGGGTAGGATTGCTGATCGCGGGGCTGAGTTTGTACCTGCCAGAGAATGGATGAGGATCTGTTTTGAGCTTCTTGAGATGCTCAAGGCACACAAGAAGGGAATTCGTAGAGCTACTGTGAACACTTTCGGATATATTGCGAAAGCCATTGGACCACAGGATGTCCTGGCAACTCTATTGAATAATCTCAAAGTGCAGGAGAGGCAGAATCGTGTATGCACTACTGTGGCCATTGCTATTGTTGCAGAAACTTGTTCACCCTTTACAGTTTTACCAGCACTGATGAATGAGTATCGTGTGCCAGAGCTTAATGTGCAGAACGGTGTGCTCAAGTctctctctttcctctttgagtatATTGGCGAAATGGGAAAGGACTACATCTATGCTGTGACTCCTTTGCTTGAGGATGCTCTTATGGACAGGGATTTGGTTCATAGGCAGACAGCTGCATCTGCTGTGAAGCACATGGCATTGGGAGTGGCTGGTTTGGGTTGTGAGGATGCGCTGGTCCACTTGCTGAACTATGTCTGGCCAAACATATTTGAAACTTCTCCACATGTAATAAATGCTGTGATGGAAGCAATTGAAGGGATGCGGGTAGCCTTGGGTGCTGCTGTTGTTCTTAATTACTGTCTCCAAGGATTGTTCCACCCTGCCCGAAAAGTTAGGGAAGTGTATTGGAAGATTTATAACTCACTGTATATTGGAGCGCAGGATGCTCTTGTTGCAGCATACCCTTCTCTAGAGGATGAGCACAGCAATGTTTACAGTAGATCGGAGTTGATGATGTTTATTTAG